The following are encoded in a window of Kitasatospora sp. NBC_01250 genomic DNA:
- the allB gene encoding allantoinase AllB, with the protein MQQFGTPHASTEVIRSRRVVLPDGERPADVLVREGRIERIAAHGSLAESGAALTDLGDLALLPGLVDTHVHVNEPGRTEWEGFASATRAAAAGGVTTVIDMPLNSIPPTTTVAGLAAKRGIAEGQAWVDLGFWGGAVPGNTGDLEALHRAGVFGFKSFLSPSGVDEFPHLEQPELQAALTEQARLGALAIIHAEDPAVLAAAPQVPGVHYRDYLASRPDDSEAAAVARLLRTAERTGARVHILHVSSAAVLPLLAQARAAGVRVTAETCPHYLTLAAEEIPDGDTAFKCCPPIRDESNRDRLWEALAAGEFIGVVSDHSPSTADLKLRQDDGGSGDFALAWGGIASLQLGLPAIWTEARRRGHTLGDVVRWMAAGPASLVRLDGVKGAIAVGHDADLVAFDPDAEFAVDPAELHHRNPVTPYAGKKLTGQVVTTWLRGRVVDVDAAPFGRQILRHH; encoded by the coding sequence ATGCAGCAGTTCGGCACCCCTCACGCATCGACTGAGGTGATCCGCTCCCGGCGTGTGGTGCTCCCCGACGGCGAGCGCCCGGCCGACGTCCTGGTGCGCGAGGGCCGGATCGAGCGGATCGCCGCCCACGGCTCGCTCGCCGAATCCGGTGCCGCGCTCACCGACCTCGGCGACCTCGCGCTGCTGCCCGGCCTGGTCGACACCCACGTGCACGTCAACGAGCCGGGCCGCACCGAGTGGGAGGGCTTCGCCAGCGCCACCCGGGCCGCCGCGGCCGGCGGGGTCACCACCGTCATCGACATGCCGCTCAACTCCATACCGCCGACCACCACGGTGGCGGGCCTGGCGGCCAAGCGGGGCATCGCCGAGGGGCAGGCCTGGGTGGACCTCGGATTCTGGGGCGGTGCCGTCCCCGGCAACACCGGGGACCTCGAAGCGCTGCACCGGGCCGGGGTGTTCGGCTTCAAGAGCTTCCTGTCGCCGTCCGGCGTCGACGAGTTCCCGCACCTCGAACAGCCCGAGCTTCAGGCGGCGCTCACCGAGCAGGCCAGGCTCGGGGCGCTGGCGATCATCCACGCCGAGGACCCGGCGGTGCTCGCCGCCGCCCCGCAGGTCCCCGGCGTGCACTACCGCGACTACCTCGCCTCGCGGCCCGACGACTCCGAGGCCGCCGCCGTCGCCCGGCTGCTGCGGACCGCCGAGCGCACCGGCGCCCGGGTGCACATCCTGCACGTCTCCTCGGCGGCGGTGCTGCCGCTGCTGGCCCAGGCCCGGGCGGCCGGTGTACGGGTCACGGCCGAGACCTGCCCGCACTACCTGACGCTGGCAGCCGAGGAGATACCGGACGGCGACACCGCCTTCAAGTGCTGCCCGCCGATCCGCGACGAATCCAACCGCGACCGGCTCTGGGAGGCCCTGGCGGCCGGCGAGTTCATCGGCGTGGTCTCCGACCACTCGCCGTCCACCGCAGATCTGAAGCTCCGTCAGGACGACGGCGGCAGTGGCGACTTCGCGCTCGCCTGGGGCGGCATCGCCTCGCTCCAGCTCGGCCTGCCGGCGATCTGGACCGAGGCCCGCCGCCGCGGCCACACGCTCGGCGACGTGGTCCGCTGGATGGCCGCCGGGCCGGCCTCGCTGGTCCGGCTGGACGGCGTCAAGGGCGCGATCGCGGTCGGGCACGACGCCGACCTGGTCGCCTTCGACCCGGACGCCGAGTTCGCCGTCGACCCCGCCGAGCTGCACCACCGCAACCCGGTCACGCCCTACGCGGGCAAGAAGCTGACCGGCCAGGTCGTCACCACCTGGCTGCGCGGACGGGTGGTCGACGTGGACGCGGCCCCGTTCGGCCGGCAGATCCTCCGTCATCACTGA
- a CDS encoding glycerate kinase, translating into MPATPTQGHVVVAPDKFKGTLEGAEVAARLAAGIRRVVPGVEVRELPVADGGEGTLAAALAAGFTRIPVKVAGPTGLPVDAAIAVKGSTAVVELAQASGLARLPGGRTAPLAAGSFGVGQLIGRAVGLGVKRVVLGLGGSACTDGGAGMVQALGIGLYDAEGGELPPGGAALRRLHRLDLGSLADTLNGVEVVVACDVDNPLLGPRGATAVYGPQKGADGAELVVLEAGLTRWAEVVGATIGADFRQAPGAGAAGGVGFAALALLGATMRPGIELLLELLGFDEAVRGARLVVTGEGCLDAQTLHGKAPAGVAAAATGAGVPVAAVAGRLELAESQWRRAGFVAAYALTDLAEQPGDSLTKAAELAEVAGERLARDLLR; encoded by the coding sequence ATGCCCGCCACCCCCACCCAGGGCCACGTGGTCGTAGCTCCCGACAAGTTCAAGGGCACCCTGGAGGGTGCCGAGGTCGCCGCGCGGCTGGCCGCGGGCATCCGCCGGGTGGTGCCCGGCGTCGAGGTCCGTGAACTGCCGGTGGCCGACGGCGGCGAGGGCACGCTGGCCGCCGCACTGGCCGCCGGGTTCACCCGGATCCCGGTCAAGGTGGCCGGCCCCACCGGCCTGCCGGTGGACGCCGCGATCGCCGTCAAGGGCAGCACCGCCGTGGTCGAGCTCGCCCAGGCCTCGGGCCTGGCCCGGCTCCCCGGCGGACGCACCGCCCCGCTGGCGGCCGGCTCCTTCGGGGTCGGCCAGCTGATCGGCCGGGCCGTGGGCCTGGGCGTCAAGCGGGTCGTGCTGGGCCTGGGCGGCAGTGCCTGCACCGACGGCGGTGCAGGCATGGTCCAGGCGCTCGGCATCGGCCTGTACGACGCCGAGGGCGGCGAACTGCCGCCGGGCGGTGCGGCCCTGCGCCGGCTGCACCGCCTCGACCTCGGCTCGCTGGCGGACACCCTGAACGGGGTCGAGGTCGTGGTCGCCTGCGACGTGGACAATCCGCTGCTCGGCCCGCGCGGCGCCACCGCCGTCTACGGACCGCAGAAGGGCGCGGACGGCGCGGAGCTGGTGGTGCTGGAGGCGGGCCTGACCCGGTGGGCCGAGGTGGTCGGTGCGACCATCGGCGCCGACTTCCGGCAGGCTCCCGGCGCCGGGGCGGCGGGCGGGGTCGGCTTCGCCGCCCTGGCGCTGCTCGGCGCCACCATGCGGCCCGGCATCGAGCTGCTGCTCGAACTGCTGGGCTTCGACGAGGCCGTGCGTGGGGCACGCCTGGTCGTGACCGGCGAGGGCTGCCTGGATGCGCAGACGCTCCACGGCAAGGCCCCCGCTGGGGTCGCCGCCGCGGCCACCGGGGCGGGGGTTCCGGTGGCCGCGGTGGCCGGCCGGCTCGAACTGGCCGAGAGCCAGTGGCGCCGGGCCGGGTTCGTGGCCGCGTACGCGCTGACCGACCTGGCCGAACAGCCGGGGGACAGCCTCACCAAGGCCGCCGAACTCGCCGAGGTGGCGGGGGAGCGGCTGGCCCGGGACCTGCTCCGCTGA
- a CDS encoding 2-hydroxy-3-oxopropionate reductase — MSASRKIAFIGLGIMGSPMAANLVKAGHHVTGFNLTQPQIDALVAAGGHGASSIADAVKDAEVVITMVPADPQVEQVVLGEGGVLEHARPGSLVIDMSSITPQASIKVEAAAKEKGIRTLDAPVSGGEAGAVEAVLSIMVGGAAEDFAEAKPLFDVLGTTVIHVGPSGAGQTVKAANQLIVAVNIQVVAEAVVFLENAGVDLPAALDVLAGGLAGSTVLSRKKANMTERQFAPGFRIDLHHKDMGIVTAAARAVEAPLPVGSLVAQLVASARANGDGSLDHSALLRGVERLAGREVK, encoded by the coding sequence ATGAGCGCCTCCCGCAAGATCGCCTTCATCGGCCTCGGCATCATGGGCAGCCCGATGGCCGCCAACCTGGTCAAGGCCGGGCACCACGTGACCGGCTTCAACCTCACGCAGCCGCAGATCGACGCCCTGGTGGCGGCCGGCGGCCACGGTGCGAGCAGCATCGCGGACGCGGTCAAGGACGCCGAGGTGGTCATCACCATGGTCCCCGCCGACCCGCAGGTCGAGCAGGTCGTCCTCGGCGAGGGCGGCGTGCTGGAGCACGCCAGGCCCGGCTCGCTGGTGATCGACATGTCCTCGATCACCCCGCAGGCCTCGATCAAGGTCGAGGCCGCCGCCAAGGAGAAGGGCATCCGCACCCTGGACGCCCCGGTCTCCGGCGGCGAGGCGGGCGCGGTCGAGGCGGTGCTCTCGATCATGGTCGGTGGCGCTGCCGAGGACTTCGCCGAGGCCAAGCCGCTCTTCGACGTGCTCGGCACCACCGTGATCCACGTCGGCCCCAGCGGTGCCGGCCAGACGGTCAAGGCCGCCAACCAGCTGATCGTGGCGGTGAACATCCAGGTGGTGGCCGAGGCCGTGGTCTTCCTGGAGAACGCGGGCGTGGACCTGCCGGCCGCGCTGGACGTGCTCGCGGGCGGCCTGGCCGGCTCCACGGTGCTGAGCCGCAAGAAGGCCAACATGACCGAGCGGCAGTTCGCCCCGGGCTTCCGGATCGACCTGCACCACAAGGACATGGGCATCGTCACCGCCGCCGCGCGCGCCGTCGAGGCGCCGCTGCCGGTGGGCTCGCTCGTCGCCCAGCTGGTCGCCTCGGCCCGCGCCAACGGCGACGGCTCGCTCGACCACTCGGCGCTGCTGCGCGGCGTGGAGCGCCTGGCGGGCCGCGAGGTCAAGTAA
- a CDS encoding hydroxypyruvate isomerase family protein, translating to MRDVTAASEHSYTVNLSILFSELPLLERPAAAAAAGFTAAELWWPFGTEAAPSEGELDALRKAFDDAGVRLTGLNFLDDLTVGAKGTVSLPAERDRFRSNIPVATALARSLGAGALNALYGNRVAGVPAAEQDALALENLALAARAAHSIGAILLIEALNRVDAPDYPLHTAKAAVEVVDRVNEATGLGNAKFLCDFYHLAVNGEDLAAVVADHADRIGHVQIADNPGRNEPGTGGLDFEDLLGRLTAAGYRGRIGLEYKPSTGVSADSFAWLPRELRAG from the coding sequence GTGAGGGACGTGACAGCCGCTTCCGAGCACAGCTACACGGTCAACCTGTCGATCCTGTTCAGCGAGCTCCCGTTGCTGGAGCGCCCCGCCGCCGCGGCTGCCGCCGGCTTCACCGCGGCCGAGCTGTGGTGGCCGTTCGGCACCGAGGCCGCGCCGTCCGAAGGCGAACTGGACGCGCTGCGCAAGGCCTTCGACGACGCCGGGGTCCGGCTGACCGGCCTGAACTTCCTGGACGACCTCACGGTCGGCGCCAAGGGCACCGTCTCGCTGCCCGCCGAGCGCGACCGGTTCCGGTCGAACATCCCGGTGGCCACCGCGCTCGCCCGGTCGCTGGGCGCCGGTGCGCTCAACGCGCTCTACGGCAACCGGGTCGCCGGCGTCCCGGCGGCCGAGCAGGACGCGCTCGCGCTGGAGAACCTCGCCCTCGCCGCCCGGGCCGCCCACTCGATCGGCGCGATCCTGCTGATCGAGGCGCTCAACAGGGTGGACGCACCGGACTACCCGCTGCACACCGCCAAGGCCGCGGTCGAGGTGGTCGACCGGGTCAACGAGGCCACCGGGCTCGGCAACGCCAAGTTCCTCTGCGACTTCTACCACCTGGCCGTCAACGGCGAGGACCTGGCCGCGGTCGTCGCCGACCACGCCGACCGGATCGGCCACGTGCAGATCGCCGACAACCCGGGCCGCAACGAGCCCGGCACCGGCGGGCTGGACTTCGAGGACCTGCTGGGCCGCCTCACCGCGGCCGGCTACCGCGGCCGGATCGGCCTGGAGTACAAGCCGTCCACGGGCGTCAGTGCCGACAGCTTCGCCTGGCTGCCGCGCGAGCTGCGCGCCGGCTGA
- a CDS encoding thiamine-binding protein codes for MRLMVEFTTEPFELVTFPDHAAAARRAVDEAGLAVSVGPFGTSAEGEAEQVLAAVARLLHDTLDAGANRISVQVSVLPETKTEPEAPEGVDTQ; via the coding sequence GTGCGATTGATGGTGGAGTTCACGACAGAACCGTTCGAATTGGTCACCTTCCCCGACCACGCCGCGGCGGCCCGCCGGGCGGTCGACGAGGCCGGCCTGGCCGTCTCGGTCGGCCCCTTCGGGACCAGCGCCGAGGGCGAGGCCGAGCAGGTGCTCGCCGCGGTCGCCCGACTGCTGCACGACACCCTGGACGCCGGTGCGAACCGGATCTCCGTCCAGGTCAGCGTGCTGCCCGAGACCAAGACCGAGCCCGAGGCGCCCGAAGGAGTGGATACGCAGTGA
- a CDS encoding helix-turn-helix domain-containing protein: MSDALEHPLARAIKPLLDAVGATPLAVAQAKQDDVVLEWDGHPALAVRLPHLSSALDRLLAEMTRQFDGRPLSELDRLEKQRVVALLEERGAFTVRHGVETVASALGVSRFTVYNYLNRQVEGPKSG; encoded by the coding sequence GTGAGCGACGCCCTGGAACACCCGCTCGCCCGAGCGATAAAGCCACTGCTGGACGCGGTGGGCGCCACCCCGCTCGCCGTCGCGCAGGCGAAGCAGGACGACGTGGTCCTGGAGTGGGACGGCCACCCGGCCCTCGCCGTGCGGCTGCCCCACCTGAGCAGCGCGCTCGACCGCCTGCTGGCCGAGATGACCCGCCAGTTCGACGGCCGTCCGCTCAGCGAGCTGGACCGGCTGGAGAAGCAGCGGGTCGTCGCCCTGCTGGAGGAGCGCGGCGCCTTCACCGTGCGGCACGGGGTGGAGACGGTCGCCTCCGCCCTGGGCGTCAGCCGGTTCACGGTGTACAACTACCTGAACCGCCAGGTCGAGGGACCGAAGTCCGGCTGA
- the uraD gene encoding 2-oxo-4-hydroxy-4-carboxy-5-ureidoimidazoline decarboxylase, producing the protein MTNHPHATADAADALAALAKTPDAELERTLLEVCSSPRWAAAVAGSRPWPDRSALLAANEAAMRELSVADLNDAMAGHARIGKPKAGDATSEREQAGIQGVDQALLAELDEANAAYEAKFGHVFLICATGRTAATMLAALRERHPNSAAAEAGIVRDELRRINDIRLNRLLDEPLN; encoded by the coding sequence GTGACCAACCACCCCCATGCGACCGCTGACGCGGCCGATGCCCTCGCGGCGCTGGCCAAGACCCCGGACGCCGAGCTGGAGCGGACGCTGCTCGAGGTCTGCTCCAGCCCCCGCTGGGCCGCCGCCGTCGCCGGCAGCCGCCCCTGGCCCGACCGCTCGGCCCTGCTGGCCGCCAACGAGGCGGCGATGCGGGAGCTGTCGGTCGCCGATCTGAACGACGCCATGGCCGGCCACGCCCGGATCGGCAAGCCCAAGGCGGGCGACGCCACCTCCGAGCGCGAGCAGGCCGGCATCCAGGGAGTGGACCAAGCACTCCTTGCCGAACTGGACGAGGCCAATGCCGCCTACGAGGCGAAGTTCGGCCACGTGTTCCTGATCTGCGCCACCGGGCGCACCGCGGCCACCATGCTCGCCGCACTGCGCGAGCGCCACCCCAACTCCGCGGCCGCCGAGGCCGGGATCGTCCGGGACGAGCTGCGCAGGATCAACGACATCCGGCTCAACCGACTGCTGGATGAGCCGCTCAACTGA
- the uraH gene encoding hydroxyisourate hydrolase, translating to MTGISTHVLDTSLGRPAEGVPVELALTTEGGWQVLGTCATDSDGRAKDLPAVEAGSVVRLRFDTAAYYRQKSSGTPFFPEVSIVFTVAPAQHHYHVPLLLNPFGYSVYRGS from the coding sequence ATGACTGGCATCTCCACCCACGTGCTCGACACCAGCCTCGGCCGACCGGCCGAGGGCGTTCCGGTCGAGCTCGCACTCACCACCGAGGGTGGCTGGCAGGTGCTCGGCACCTGCGCCACGGACTCCGACGGCCGGGCCAAGGACCTGCCGGCCGTGGAGGCGGGCTCGGTCGTCCGGCTCCGCTTCGACACCGCCGCGTACTACCGGCAGAAGTCCAGCGGGACGCCGTTCTTCCCCGAGGTCTCGATCGTCTTCACGGTCGCGCCCGCGCAGCACCACTACCACGTGCCGCTGCTGCTGAACCCCTTCGGATATTCCGTCTACCGCGGAAGCTAG
- the pucL gene encoding factor-independent urate hydroxylase — protein MAHVLGQNQYGKAENRIVRVYRDSTRHEIKDLNVSVALQGEFEDVHLTGSNANCLPTDTTKNTVYAFAKEYGIESAEAFGITLARHFVDDTERGVVHGARIRIEEYSWNRIKTPDNTSRFIGSEEVGHSFVRDGGEVRTSEIVYDGESVQVISGLKDLIVMNTTNSEFWGYIKDKYTTLQEAYDRILATQVTARWAYNYRGQEGEAQPNWNRSYQHVRRHLLEAFAETYSYSLQQTLHAMGTRVLNNRAEVDEVRLELPNKHHFLVDLSPFDLKNENEVYYAADRMYGLIEGTVHREGVTPVIPVA, from the coding sequence ATGGCCCACGTGCTCGGTCAGAACCAGTACGGCAAGGCGGAGAACCGCATCGTCCGGGTCTACCGTGACAGCACTCGTCACGAGATCAAGGACCTCAACGTCTCGGTCGCCCTCCAGGGCGAGTTCGAGGACGTCCACCTCACCGGCTCGAACGCCAACTGCCTGCCCACCGACACCACCAAGAACACCGTCTACGCCTTCGCCAAGGAGTACGGCATCGAGTCGGCCGAGGCCTTCGGCATAACACTGGCGCGGCACTTCGTCGACGACACCGAGCGCGGCGTGGTGCACGGCGCCCGGATCCGGATCGAGGAGTACTCCTGGAACCGGATCAAGACCCCGGACAACACCTCGCGCTTCATCGGCTCGGAGGAGGTCGGCCACTCCTTCGTCCGGGACGGCGGCGAGGTGCGCACCAGCGAGATCGTCTACGACGGCGAGTCCGTCCAGGTGATCTCCGGCCTCAAGGACCTGATCGTGATGAACACGACCAACTCCGAGTTCTGGGGCTACATCAAGGACAAGTACACCACCCTGCAGGAGGCCTACGACCGGATCCTGGCCACCCAGGTGACCGCCCGCTGGGCCTACAACTACCGCGGCCAGGAGGGCGAGGCCCAGCCGAACTGGAACCGCTCCTACCAGCACGTGCGCCGCCACCTGCTGGAGGCCTTCGCGGAGACCTACTCCTACTCGCTGCAGCAGACCCTGCACGCGATGGGCACCCGGGTGCTGAACAACCGCGCCGAGGTGGACGAGGTCCGCCTGGAGCTGCCGAACAAGCACCACTTCCTGGTCGACCTCTCGCCCTTCGACCTGAAGAACGAGAACGAGGTCTACTACGCCGCCGACCGGATGTACGGCCTCATCGAGGGCACCGTGCACCGCGAGGGCGTCACCCCGGTCATCCCGGTGGCCTGA
- a CDS encoding nucleobase:cation symporter-2 family protein yields MALRSTSSTDGGSSQLVHPVDELLPPVRLFGTGLQHVAAMYAGVVAPPLIIGAGVGLGPGELALLISASLFTAGLATLLQTLGLGGRTRSRIGARLPFVNGVSFAGVAPVLAIAKEHSPKDALPVVFGAVIVAGALCFLAAPYFCRLIRFFPPVVQGTVITLIGVSLLPVAVNWARGGESPGAPGYGSVHAIVLAALTLAVVVLLNRVLRGFWQQLSLLLGLLAGTLLAFPLHLADFGAVRDAQLFALPAPFHFGAPVFDPAAIISMCIVMVVSMTESTADMLALGRIVERPADEAVLAAGLRADGLATALSPVFNGFACSAFAQNIGLVALTKVRSRFVVAAAGGILVVLGLFPRLGAVVSLVPQPVLGGAGIVLFGTVAASGVRTLAEAGLESGSNVLLVSVSLGVGIIPIAVPDFYDAFPPALRTLLHSGISVGCVSAVLLNLLFHHLGPRARAAQPSPTP; encoded by the coding sequence ATGGCACTCCGCTCCACCAGCAGTACCGACGGCGGATCCTCCCAGCTCGTCCACCCCGTGGACGAACTCCTGCCCCCGGTGCGCCTGTTCGGCACCGGTCTGCAGCACGTCGCCGCGATGTACGCGGGCGTGGTCGCACCCCCGCTCATCATCGGCGCCGGCGTCGGGCTCGGGCCCGGCGAGTTGGCCCTGCTCATCTCGGCCAGCCTGTTCACCGCAGGCCTGGCCACCCTGCTCCAGACGCTCGGCCTGGGCGGCCGGACCCGCTCGCGGATCGGCGCCCGGCTGCCGTTCGTCAACGGCGTCTCGTTCGCGGGCGTGGCCCCCGTGCTCGCGATCGCCAAGGAGCACAGCCCGAAGGACGCCCTGCCGGTCGTCTTCGGGGCGGTGATCGTCGCGGGAGCCCTGTGCTTCCTAGCGGCGCCGTACTTCTGCCGGCTGATCCGGTTCTTCCCGCCCGTCGTGCAGGGCACGGTGATCACCCTGATCGGGGTGTCGCTGCTGCCGGTGGCGGTGAACTGGGCGCGCGGCGGGGAAAGTCCGGGAGCACCGGGCTACGGCTCGGTGCACGCCATCGTGCTGGCCGCGCTCACGCTGGCCGTCGTGGTGCTCCTCAACCGGGTGCTGCGCGGCTTCTGGCAGCAACTCTCCTTGCTGCTGGGCCTGCTGGCCGGCACCCTGCTGGCCTTCCCGCTGCACCTGGCCGACTTCGGCGCGGTGCGGGACGCACAGCTCTTCGCGCTGCCCGCCCCCTTCCACTTCGGCGCCCCGGTCTTCGACCCCGCGGCGATCATCTCGATGTGCATCGTGATGGTGGTCTCGATGACGGAGTCCACCGCGGACATGCTGGCGCTCGGCCGGATCGTCGAACGCCCGGCCGACGAGGCCGTGCTGGCCGCGGGGCTGCGCGCGGACGGCCTGGCCACCGCGCTCAGCCCGGTCTTCAACGGCTTCGCCTGCAGCGCCTTCGCCCAGAACATCGGGCTGGTCGCGCTGACGAAGGTCCGCAGCCGCTTCGTGGTGGCCGCAGCCGGCGGGATCCTGGTGGTCCTGGGGCTCTTCCCGCGGCTGGGCGCGGTGGTCTCGCTGGTGCCGCAGCCGGTGCTCGGCGGCGCCGGGATCGTGCTCTTCGGCACGGTGGCGGCCAGCGGCGTGCGGACGCTGGCCGAGGCCGGGCTGGAGTCCGGGTCCAACGTCCTGCTGGTCTCGGTCTCGCTCGGCGTCGGGATCATCCCGATCGCCGTACCGGACTTCTACGACGCCTTCCCGCCGGCGCTGCGCACCCTGCTGCACTCGGGCATCTCGGTCGGCTGCGTCAGCGCGGTCCTGCTCAACCTGCTCTTCCACCATCTGGGCCCGCGCGCCCGAGCGGCCCAACCCTCCCCCACTCCCTAG
- a CDS encoding 8-oxoguanine deaminase, translated as MAVQPPPADQRIVIENAAIATVDATDTEYARGHVVIKGNLIESVGDGPAPQWLDNVVRRINAEGHLVTPGLVNTHHHFYQWITRGLAQDNILFDWLVALYPTWARIDDQLVHAASLGSAAALLKSGCTTASDHHYVFPKGRGDILGASIEAVQSLGLRFTALRGSMDRSKKDGGLPPDHAVESTEEILIASEAAVDRWHDASFGSMLHVAIAPCSPFSVSTELLRETAVLARRKGVRLHTHGSETAEEEQFCKELFGMGPTDYFESTGWLGEDVWMAHCVHMNDSDIAKFAETGTGVAHCPSSNARLAAGIARVPAMLAAGVPVGLGVDGTASNESGELGTELRNALLINRLHGRPDALTARGALRLGTMGGARVLGRQDEIGSIEAGKLADLALWKVDGLLHSSIADPVAALTMGALPPLTALFVNGNAVVEKDTLTTVNEDQIALTCARAARELAARD; from the coding sequence ATGGCAGTCCAGCCCCCGCCCGCCGATCAGCGGATCGTGATCGAGAACGCCGCGATCGCCACCGTCGACGCCACCGACACCGAGTACGCCCGCGGCCACGTCGTGATCAAGGGCAACCTCATCGAGTCGGTCGGGGACGGTCCCGCGCCGCAGTGGCTGGACAACGTGGTGCGCCGGATCAACGCCGAGGGCCACCTGGTCACCCCGGGCCTGGTCAACACCCACCACCACTTCTACCAGTGGATCACCCGGGGGCTGGCCCAGGACAACATCCTCTTCGACTGGCTGGTCGCGCTCTACCCGACCTGGGCCCGGATCGACGACCAGCTGGTGCACGCCGCCAGCCTCGGTTCGGCCGCCGCCCTGCTCAAGTCCGGCTGCACCACCGCCAGCGACCACCACTACGTCTTCCCCAAGGGCCGCGGCGACATCCTGGGCGCCTCCATCGAGGCCGTCCAGTCGCTGGGCCTGCGCTTCACCGCGCTGCGCGGCTCGATGGACCGCAGCAAGAAGGACGGCGGCCTGCCGCCGGACCACGCGGTGGAGAGCACCGAGGAGATCCTGATCGCCTCCGAGGCGGCGGTGGACCGCTGGCACGACGCCTCCTTCGGCTCGATGCTGCACGTCGCCATCGCGCCCTGCTCGCCCTTCTCGGTCTCCACCGAGCTGCTGCGCGAGACCGCCGTGCTGGCCCGCCGCAAGGGCGTGCGGCTGCACACCCACGGCTCCGAGACGGCCGAGGAGGAGCAGTTCTGCAAGGAGCTGTTCGGCATGGGCCCCACCGACTACTTCGAGTCCACCGGCTGGCTGGGCGAGGACGTCTGGATGGCTCACTGCGTGCACATGAACGACTCCGACATCGCCAAGTTCGCCGAGACCGGCACCGGTGTGGCGCACTGCCCCTCCTCCAACGCACGCCTGGCGGCCGGCATCGCCCGCGTCCCGGCCATGCTGGCGGCCGGGGTACCGGTGGGCCTGGGCGTGGACGGCACCGCCTCCAACGAGTCCGGCGAGCTGGGCACCGAGCTGCGCAACGCGCTGCTGATCAACCGGCTGCACGGCCGCCCCGACGCGCTGACCGCGCGCGGTGCGCTGCGCCTGGGCACCATGGGCGGCGCCCGGGTGCTGGGCCGGCAGGACGAGATCGGCTCGATCGAGGCGGGCAAGCTCGCCGACCTGGCGCTGTGGAAGGTCGACGGCCTCCTGCACTCCTCGATCGCCGACCCGGTGGCGGCGCTGACCATGGGCGCCCTGCCGCCGCTGACCGCGCTCTTCGTCAACGGCAACGCCGTGGTGGAGAAGGACACCCTGACCACCGTCAACGAGGACCAGATCGCGCTCACCTGCGCCCGGGCCGCCCGGGAGCTGGCCGCGCGGGACTGA